One genomic window of Aethina tumida isolate Nest 87 chromosome 3, icAetTumi1.1, whole genome shotgun sequence includes the following:
- the LOC109608618 gene encoding uncharacterized protein LOC109608618, giving the protein MRIVLSIRALIAVLGLTAVFEIVQSQQYQNETHRHHHNISFDYFIKNPKPYTRDIHLNKPGQLLNPRENQKLLQMEGRERNEVECCPTIEEMVEPDGGENQNGQYVELFHGEYRQRFYERSCHPQILNKNCRFMDRKVHSQSRCIQKYVYTYALVRSGGDKSKNFPHFSSSGPYQDSHFTMDYIKVRSGCTCVILPNRKKRGRKHKKTYDP; this is encoded by the exons ATGCGAATTGTACTAAGCATTCGAGCCCTTATCGCG GTGCTTGGCTTGACCGCCGTTTTTGAAATCGTCCAATCGCAGCAGTATCAAAACGAAACTCACCGTCACCATCACAACATAAGCTTCGACTACTTCATTAAGAATCCAAA GCCATACACAAGGGACATCCACCTGAACAAACCCGGTCAATTGCTAAACCCGCGAGAGAATCAAAAATTGTTGCAAATGGAGGGCAGAGAACGTAACGAAGTCGAGTGCTGTCCAACGATTGAGGAAATGGTGGAACCCGATGGCGGGGAGAACCAGAATGGGCAGTACGTGGAGCTGTTCCACGGAGAATACAGACAGAGATTCTATGAGAGATCGTGCCATCCGCAAATCCTCAACAAGAACTGTAGGTTTATGGACAGGAAGGTGCACAGCCAGTCGAGATGTATACAGAAGTACGTGTACACTTATGCGTTGGTGAGGAGTGGTGGTGATAAGAGTAAGAATTTTCCACATTTTTCGTCGAGCGGACCTTATCAAGACAGCCATTTCACAATGGATTATATTAAAGTACGGAGTGGATGCACGTGCGTAATTTTGCCCAACAGGAAAAAGCGAGGGAGAAAACATAAGAAAACTTACGATCCatga